Proteins encoded in a region of the Streptomyces sp. PCS3-D2 genome:
- a CDS encoding sigma factor-like helix-turn-helix DNA-binding protein gives MSDGGPEEPGGAVGLPSRRRRPTPMSQWDPTARLSYWAFHANRRPAYMRFAYLQLGSDEAAEAAVDATFDSIMGDWLRMLHMDRLDAYAWTVLKHCLVDRQHLPRPRQQEPEPMDISAFEAALKEAHADQYEVLTDTIRFYSAVSRLAERQRDAVLLRYGLQCTPGEAASVMGVDEATVRSHLGQAHRRLARLLDISADPAEPTESAEP, from the coding sequence GTGAGCGATGGCGGACCGGAGGAGCCCGGTGGGGCGGTGGGACTGCCGAGCCGGCGTCGGCGGCCGACGCCCATGAGCCAGTGGGACCCGACGGCCCGCCTGTCGTACTGGGCCTTCCACGCCAACCGGCGCCCCGCGTACATGCGCTTCGCGTACCTTCAGCTGGGCTCGGACGAGGCGGCCGAGGCGGCGGTGGACGCCACCTTCGACTCGATCATGGGCGACTGGCTCCGGATGCTCCACATGGACCGCCTGGACGCCTACGCGTGGACCGTCCTCAAGCACTGCCTGGTCGACCGCCAGCACCTGCCCCGCCCCCGGCAGCAGGAGCCGGAGCCGATGGACATCAGCGCCTTCGAGGCGGCCCTGAAGGAGGCGCACGCCGACCAGTACGAGGTGCTGACCGACACCATCCGCTTCTACTCCGCCGTCTCCCGGCTCGCCGAGCGCCAGCGCGACGCCGTACTCCTGCGCTACGGCCTCCAGTGCACCCCCGGTGAGGCGGCCTCCGTGATGGGCGTCGACGAGGCCACGGTCCGCTCCCACCTCGGCCAGGCCCACCGCCGCCTCGCCCGGCTGCTCGACATCTCCGCCGACCCGGCGGAACCGACCGAATCGGCCGAGCCATGA
- a CDS encoding helix-turn-helix domain-containing protein: MGLAERRKALGYSQEKLAQLLGVDRTTVGRWESGRIEPQPPQRRGLANALEVTLIELDALLTQPTAASQEATGHQSSDHPGAGDPDDMIRRELLRILTVSGALTALPLDEAEALTEGVRRGAPSGSLRMNSHQWQVYQLARSKGSVYPVVRDQLATLNEALAAGNRGNSRPLLHAAADLFQLAGEVAFDANRYTDAAASYALAASVSKDAGAFDLWACALVRHAYVDMSDQRYRQATQLLSLAERLAGRGDSTLATRCWVAAVQAEACAGMGDLNGCERALDQAEKVTELTEDSVNGGWLRFDGSRLAEERGARYVQLGRLDLAEETLKGALQQTELASGQSYRRRGSVLTDLAAIGAKRRDPEQVVAYGREAVQLAQASSSGYVARRLQALCDEFGPLSKDHRVAELGAEIATLSTP; this comes from the coding sequence ATGGGACTGGCGGAACGACGTAAAGCCCTGGGCTACAGTCAGGAGAAATTGGCTCAGTTACTCGGGGTAGACCGAACAACGGTCGGACGCTGGGAGAGCGGCAGGATCGAACCCCAGCCACCTCAGCGACGGGGCTTGGCCAACGCCCTCGAAGTCACCCTCATCGAGCTTGACGCCCTCCTGACGCAGCCAACAGCCGCCAGCCAGGAAGCCACAGGGCACCAGTCCAGTGACCACCCAGGCGCGGGAGACCCCGACGACATGATCCGCCGCGAATTACTCCGCATCCTCACAGTCAGCGGAGCCCTCACCGCCTTGCCGCTGGATGAGGCCGAGGCTCTCACGGAGGGGGTGCGCCGGGGCGCACCATCCGGCTCCCTGCGGATGAACAGCCACCAGTGGCAGGTGTACCAACTGGCCCGTTCCAAGGGTTCTGTCTACCCCGTCGTCCGTGACCAGCTCGCGACGCTGAACGAAGCTCTGGCAGCAGGCAACCGGGGTAACTCCCGCCCGCTCCTGCACGCAGCGGCTGACCTCTTCCAGTTGGCCGGGGAGGTCGCCTTCGACGCCAACCGGTACACGGACGCCGCAGCGTCCTACGCCCTGGCCGCCTCCGTCAGCAAGGACGCCGGAGCCTTCGACCTGTGGGCTTGCGCCCTTGTACGGCACGCCTACGTGGACATGTCGGATCAACGATACCGCCAGGCCACGCAGCTCCTGTCACTGGCCGAGAGGCTGGCCGGACGGGGAGACAGCACCCTCGCCACGCGGTGCTGGGTCGCCGCAGTTCAGGCCGAGGCATGCGCCGGCATGGGAGACCTGAACGGGTGCGAGCGTGCGCTCGACCAGGCGGAGAAGGTCACGGAGCTGACCGAGGACAGCGTCAACGGTGGATGGCTGCGCTTCGATGGCAGCCGCCTGGCCGAGGAACGGGGCGCACGCTACGTCCAGCTTGGACGCCTCGATCTGGCGGAGGAGACCCTGAAGGGTGCGCTTCAACAGACCGAGCTTGCGTCCGGCCAGTCCTACCGACGCAGAGGCTCGGTACTGACCGATCTCGCCGCCATCGGCGCCAAGCGGCGAGACCCCGAACAAGTCGTCGCGTACGGACGGGAGGCCGTCCAGTTGGCCCAAGCATCATCGTCCGGATACGTCGCCCGTAGACTCCAAGCCCTGTGCGATGAGTTCGGCCCCCTGAGCAAGGACCACCGCGTAGCGGAGTTGGGGGCGGAGATCGCCACGCTGAGCACGCCGTGA
- a CDS encoding cupin domain-containing protein, with protein MLDAASWAGRLGGDAFLAQTYHRSYAHFPGTADMASDLFSWDDLNRIIASQRLEPPRLRLSADGEMVPLHRYAIPTTNRRAVTWSRIQPDELHTQLREGASLVLDAVEKIHPAVGVTAEGLERFLGTSVQANVYASWTEREGFGRHWDDHDVVVVQLHGSKRWRLYGSTREAPTFRDVESPEEPEGDPVADIVLSPGDVLYLPRGWWHAVTADQGTESLHLTFGMVPHTGADLMLWVVDQLRASLALRRDIPRFASLPEQSEFIDAVRREVLDTMADPRLIERWAESTDTTDLGHAIPSLPYVDGLPARAEITVKLTAPRSRLAANPTHGTVTFSAAGTAWDFAESAAPVLGTLLTGQPTTLGALADSAGLEVKDVAELAWALIEGQALAVVGTGL; from the coding sequence GTGCTTGATGCAGCCTCGTGGGCGGGGCGTCTGGGCGGGGACGCGTTCCTCGCCCAGACGTACCACCGCTCCTACGCCCACTTCCCCGGTACCGCCGACATGGCGAGTGACCTGTTCTCCTGGGACGACCTGAATCGGATCATTGCTTCGCAGCGACTGGAGCCGCCCCGGCTGCGCCTGTCGGCCGACGGCGAGATGGTCCCGCTCCACCGCTACGCGATCCCGACCACGAACCGCCGCGCGGTCACCTGGTCCCGCATCCAGCCGGACGAGCTGCACACCCAGCTCAGAGAGGGTGCGTCGCTGGTCCTCGACGCGGTGGAGAAGATCCACCCTGCTGTGGGGGTGACGGCTGAGGGGCTGGAACGCTTCCTCGGGACTTCCGTGCAGGCCAACGTGTACGCCTCGTGGACTGAGCGGGAGGGCTTCGGCCGGCACTGGGACGACCACGATGTGGTGGTGGTCCAGTTGCACGGCTCGAAGCGGTGGCGCCTGTACGGGTCCACCCGTGAGGCCCCTACCTTCCGGGACGTGGAGTCCCCGGAGGAGCCGGAGGGCGACCCGGTGGCGGACATCGTTCTGTCCCCCGGTGACGTGCTCTACCTGCCGCGTGGCTGGTGGCACGCGGTCACCGCTGACCAGGGGACGGAGTCCCTTCACCTCACGTTCGGCATGGTCCCGCACACGGGGGCAGACCTCATGCTCTGGGTGGTCGACCAACTCCGGGCGTCCCTCGCTCTGCGCAGGGACATCCCGCGGTTTGCCTCTCTGCCTGAGCAGTCGGAGTTCATCGACGCCGTACGTCGTGAGGTGCTGGACACGATGGCGGACCCCCGCTTGATCGAGCGGTGGGCGGAGTCCACCGACACGACCGACCTGGGCCACGCGATCCCCTCCCTCCCGTACGTGGACGGGCTCCCCGCGCGGGCAGAGATCACGGTCAAGTTGACCGCCCCGAGGAGCCGCCTGGCGGCGAACCCCACACATGGCACGGTGACGTTCTCGGCGGCCGGTACCGCCTGGGACTTCGCCGAGTCCGCCGCGCCGGTTCTCGGCACGCTGCTGACCGGTCAGCCGACCACGCTCGGAGCCCTGGCGGACTCCGCCGGGCTGGAGGTTAAGGACGTGGCCGAACTGGCCTGGGCTCTGATCGAGGGCCAGGCGCTCGCAGTCGTGGGGACGGGGTTGTGA
- a CDS encoding aldo/keto reductase, whose product MTAVLSLGTYRVRAVGLAARTALAAGSPWVDTAPSYAHGRAHEELRPVLGEYPTVRVATKAGFFTAEQGRAALAEGVLTQEEAASRHSLERAFIRWQTERSLAALGRADLVFVHNPEHHGHGLDRAALHWRVREAFTALEEFAQAGRIGGYGVATWSGLVSGAFTVPELHALARQAAGSAEPHFTGLQMPVSLIMDDLIRQALDGGGSLMQAKDAGLITFGSAPLHGGELLNAMTPELVNFIRPGLSAAAAALLAAGSCPGLDVVLTSASTREHWDDAAKALAAPLTAEELRRVTDELAAE is encoded by the coding sequence GTGACCGCCGTCCTCTCCCTGGGGACGTACCGCGTGCGTGCCGTCGGTCTGGCGGCGCGCACCGCCCTGGCGGCCGGTAGCCCGTGGGTGGACACCGCACCCAGCTACGCCCACGGTCGGGCACACGAGGAGCTGCGCCCGGTTCTCGGGGAGTACCCGACTGTGCGGGTAGCCACGAAGGCAGGGTTCTTTACGGCGGAACAGGGCCGTGCCGCTCTGGCCGAAGGCGTGCTCACTCAGGAGGAGGCAGCGAGCAGGCACAGTCTGGAGCGGGCCTTCATCCGCTGGCAGACGGAGCGCTCGTTGGCCGCGCTCGGCCGCGCGGACCTGGTCTTCGTGCACAACCCGGAGCACCACGGGCACGGCCTCGACCGTGCCGCTCTGCACTGGCGTGTACGGGAAGCCTTCACGGCGCTGGAAGAGTTCGCCCAAGCGGGCAGGATCGGCGGGTACGGCGTCGCCACCTGGTCGGGCCTGGTAAGCGGGGCGTTCACCGTTCCCGAGCTGCACGCGCTTGCCCGGCAGGCGGCGGGTTCCGCCGAGCCCCACTTCACGGGGTTGCAGATGCCCGTCAGCCTGATCATGGACGACCTGATCAGACAGGCACTGGACGGCGGCGGATCGCTGATGCAGGCGAAGGACGCGGGGTTGATCACGTTCGGCTCTGCACCCCTGCACGGCGGCGAACTCTTGAATGCCATGACACCCGAGCTGGTGAACTTCATCCGCCCCGGTCTGTCGGCCGCAGCCGCTGCCCTGCTGGCTGCTGGCTCGTGCCCCGGTCTCGATGTCGTCCTTACCTCCGCGAGCACCCGTGAACACTGGGACGATGCGGCGAAGGCTCTGGCTGCGCCCCTGACGGCTGAGGAACTGAGGAGGGTGACCGATGAACTCGCCGCCGAGTGA
- a CDS encoding helix-turn-helix domain-containing protein → MLFQQSDNRRHPRPPRERRKQRSITPTRTPPLPLTSENAVIKLGKTTASKGNVGGRPSVVDDDKLAVARARHAKGDSVTAIAKALGIGRATLYRHLGESA, encoded by the coding sequence GTGCTGTTCCAGCAGTCCGACAACCGACGGCATCCGCGACCTCCACGAGAGCGACGAAAACAACGATCCATCACTCCCACACGGACGCCACCACTACCCCTGACCAGCGAAAACGCCGTCATCAAACTCGGAAAGACAACAGCCTCTAAGGGCAACGTCGGCGGTCGTCCGTCCGTTGTGGATGACGACAAGCTCGCCGTAGCCCGTGCCCGGCACGCCAAGGGAGACAGCGTCACAGCCATCGCCAAGGCCCTGGGAATCGGTCGTGCCACGTTGTACCGGCACCTCGGAGAGAGCGCCTGA
- a CDS encoding IS5 family transposase, whose protein sequence is MTDAEWAVVRPLLPVPGWMRGRGGQPEAYCHRAILDAIRYLVDNGIKWRAMPGDFPPWDRVYAFFRRWRDHVLVQEFHDRLRGRVRQEAGRDAEPTAGVIDSQSVKADAVVGADSRGFDGGKLINGRKRHVVVDTLGLLLGVMVTSADIGDRAAAKVLLERAADAHHRLELVWADGGYTGSLVEHCLATLALVLAIVKRSDDRRGFVVLPKRWIVERLFAHLMRSRRLVRDFERRTTSAEAMIYWSMTMVMTRRLTRSRSARA, encoded by the coding sequence ATGACGGACGCGGAGTGGGCCGTGGTCCGGCCACTGTTGCCGGTGCCGGGCTGGATGCGCGGCCGCGGCGGGCAGCCGGAGGCGTACTGCCACCGGGCGATACTGGACGCGATCCGCTATCTCGTGGACAACGGGATCAAGTGGCGGGCGATGCCCGGCGACTTCCCGCCGTGGGACCGGGTCTATGCATTCTTCCGCCGCTGGCGCGACCACGTGCTGGTCCAGGAGTTTCATGACCGGCTGCGTGGCCGGGTCCGCCAGGAGGCGGGTCGGGATGCGGAGCCGACGGCCGGCGTGATCGACTCGCAGTCGGTCAAGGCGGACGCCGTGGTCGGCGCCGACAGCCGCGGGTTCGACGGCGGGAAGCTGATCAACGGGCGCAAGCGGCATGTCGTGGTCGACACCCTCGGCCTGCTGCTGGGCGTGATGGTCACGAGCGCGGACATCGGCGACCGCGCCGCCGCGAAGGTGCTGCTTGAGCGGGCGGCCGATGCCCACCACCGGCTGGAACTCGTCTGGGCCGACGGCGGCTACACCGGCAGCCTCGTCGAGCACTGCCTGGCCACGCTCGCCCTGGTCCTGGCGATCGTCAAGCGCAGCGACGACAGGCGCGGCTTCGTGGTGCTGCCCAAGCGGTGGATCGTCGAGCGGCTCTTCGCCCACCTGATGCGAAGCCGCCGCCTGGTCCGCGACTTCGAACGCCGCACCACCAGCGCCGAGGCGATGATCTACTGGTCGATGACCATGGTCATGACCCGCCGCCTGACCCGCTCACGTTCCGCGCGAGCGTGA
- a CDS encoding beta-ketoacyl-ACP synthase III: MTGSRVVALGHYQPAKVLTNEDLAAMVDTADEWIRSRVGIRTRHVAGPDEPVDELAYHAAGKALAGAGLTPDDIDLVLVATSTAIDRSPNTAARVAAKLGMGASPAVMDINVVCSGFTHALATADHAVRAGSATRALVIGADKMTEITDWADRTTCVLTGDGAGAAVVEACEQPGIGPVLWGSVPEMGNAVRIEGSPPVFAQEGQSVYRWTTSQLPPLARKVCEKAGVAPEELAAVVLHQANLRIIEPLAAKIGAVNAVVARDVVESGNTSAASIPMALSKLVQRGEIPSGAPVLLFGFGGNLSYAGQVISCP, encoded by the coding sequence AGGTGCTCACCAACGAGGACCTCGCGGCCATGGTCGACACCGCCGACGAGTGGATCCGCTCCCGCGTCGGCATCCGCACGCGCCACGTCGCGGGCCCGGACGAGCCGGTCGACGAGCTCGCCTACCACGCGGCCGGCAAGGCGCTCGCGGGAGCAGGCCTGACCCCGGACGACATCGACCTCGTGCTGGTCGCCACCTCCACGGCGATCGACCGCTCGCCCAACACGGCCGCACGCGTCGCTGCCAAGCTGGGCATGGGTGCGAGCCCCGCCGTCATGGACATCAACGTCGTCTGCTCGGGCTTCACCCACGCCCTGGCCACCGCGGACCACGCCGTGCGGGCCGGTTCCGCCACCCGCGCCCTGGTCATCGGTGCCGACAAGATGACCGAGATCACCGACTGGGCCGACCGCACCACCTGCGTTCTCACCGGTGACGGAGCGGGCGCGGCCGTCGTCGAGGCCTGCGAGCAGCCGGGCATCGGCCCGGTGCTGTGGGGTTCCGTCCCCGAGATGGGCAACGCGGTCCGCATCGAGGGCTCGCCGCCGGTCTTCGCCCAGGAGGGCCAGTCCGTCTACCGCTGGACCACCAGCCAGCTCCCGCCGCTCGCCCGCAAGGTGTGCGAGAAGGCCGGAGTGGCCCCCGAGGAACTGGCAGCGGTCGTCCTCCACCAGGCGAACCTGCGCATCATCGAGCCGCTCGCCGCCAAGATCGGAGCGGTCAACGCCGTCGTCGCCCGCGACGTCGTCGAATCCGGCAACACCTCGGCGGCCAGCATCCCCATGGCCCTGTCGAAGCTGGTCCAGCGCGGCGAGATCCCCTCCGGTGCCCCGGTGCTCCTCTTCGGGTTCGGCGGCAACCTCTCCTACGCCGGCCAGGTCATCAGCTGCCCGTGA